Within Spinacia oleracea cultivar Varoflay chromosome 4, BTI_SOV_V1, whole genome shotgun sequence, the genomic segment ggccacgccaggcccagcgcaaggccaggcccagcaggccatggcagcgcgcgcagcaatgggctgcgagcattgctgcagctcgcgtgggcttgtagctcgcgtggggcgagcggccgtgtgggctgtgcgcgggcatgtcctacacgcttgcgggtcatgctcgtgtagagtttgtgttcacatacgaaacctaaagagtataggatttgtttaatgattaaaattcctaatcctaaaagataaattaattaaataagaattctactaggattctaatttaattaattcgtatcctagtaggattcgattacttattccatggtctataaatatgagttaagggctcataatttatatcgagtattcaagtattcaaagtgatttttgagagcaaaaattcagtcatataattgcctacaatagccgaaaattctaagtaccttaagggcgatcctagttggtcaagcttaaggcggatccggacgtgctgtggactatctacggagggacgacacttggagtcctaaagacttgttcttgttcggttcgggcgcagctagggagggcacgcaacaaagcgtatgcatctaaactatgctaaatgattatgtgtaaataatatgctttcctggctttatggtttttccgcatgatttatgttttgtcatatgaatcataacctaacagtggtatcacgagcctcttattattttcataatctaaattgcatgaacatggttaaatattacaaatttgcaagaattaaaaggggtgattaattttcgtaattgttaattaattgcaaattgcgtttatttaattatacgtacgcagtttttcggcagtttcttcgttactcatccaaatcgagtgatttttgtgtcaattccgcatgtaaaaggcattctaaaattttgacaaaaataataattttcggccgaacccagaattctcaaattcgaagcctaactatgacttttcggaggttttagtttttcgaatgcaaaatttcgtaaatttaagatgttaaattaaatatttgcgattcttgttgataaatcttgaatttttgattgacctactgtatatgtttaacaagtttgaatgcctagccttgttaattatgcaatctaatttgtaattatgattaatttgttgaaaattgaaataatttagaattaatttgattttcataattagttataatttaattagatacctatgattaaaaaccaccataaaaattgtaaatttatgttaaattttaatttttatgacctagacttgaatccatgttaatcggaaatcaattaaataataaattttcgatttttcgccctaaagtcatgaaattaatattatttattaatttgtcattaattttgaatataaatttttaatttttatgcgactcgctcatataacttgcacgcacaaagcaatggacgctacgtgtaacccttaaggggtgttgtatagtgcgggcatgcgacgacgagcaagggagctcgtcgcccatgcggtacgaatgcagcgagcaagggcatggtgcacgatcacaaggcagtagccctgccttgtgtcgtgggctgtgagcaatgggcgtgtgggcaggggtgagagcaaggcacgagcagtcgcgtgtgggtagcaagcgtgctgcgccacaacgcgcactgcctcgcgcaagcatgcggagcctagattattttcttggattttaattttgaatattgtaattataataaattttatttattctaattattttactaaaattaaaatcatgaattaatttaaatacgactgaaattaaattaaaatttttggattcaattataaatttatatgagctttaaattttaattaaatttgtatgtttccggttagactagaaatacatttttatgtttaaaattagtaaagcatatgaatttattggtttaagtgggagcccttttttagtcataaactcttgattaggtctacaaatccttaaggttaaaacaacttgattagaattaataaggactgaataatttgtagattattggtgcccttgattaattgctgcaaatgtttatgtgatgcataatgtgttttactaaccaactatgtgggccattcatgataatgaatgggtgaatggtatatattgtatatgtactgttttgcaggttatgaagtgactagtatggcccaaataggatgtaattggtctaaagtaccaaagttgtttttcaattcaaatatggtctgcgtaccatcaaatagttgtaattagttttaattatagcttatcctatttgaagaaaatggtgcctcccacggagattttcaagacggactttgaagttaaagcttcaagatgaagtcgggccatactagatcacatttatcttatgcatgttttaagttatttattgcttttaaatatgtcttaaaatgcatgagatcaaagcttgattatgttgcatgattaaggattttagttcacttaaaatctaaccaacatagtaagagccttaagttccaaacttaaaaattgagttaaaaggtgccatgccaaaatatacacttgcttggatatcctttacatcaatctagtaatagttttcgctcagcgaggtgttacttattggtcctaaaggggcaaggtacacaaataattctgagtacatgttagttttggtgaaactcaacgatataagtaaggagtccttttatgtcgtggcaaaattgataggtttacctaataagttcttagacgtacctatcaaccaagaatagtttctagactattagcaaaaggcttttgcttacctaagatgttttagaattgagtcgacaaactgtgcttagttcttcaatgattttaggatcttggaatcattttattcacacctgccggaacacataacttgaataaaatgcttaatgaacattgaattatgcatgtatgctagaatttaagtttattaagagaaactgtgaatggttatttatttgtttattcttttcaattgtagttttaactatggcaaacaacaatcaaaacatcatcatgggttctgagcttatggtcaagctgaacctagcaaattttcttgaatgggaagctaagctagttgaaatagtcagactcaatggacttgagtatgtaatgaccaatcccatgccaagctactataccagagacatgacccctgagagattttacgcctgggatgcggatctcaaaaaggttatgagtctcatgctgaacaatatccctgatgattgggctagaaggtttgtagcctatgaaccttttacgctcatcaagaatctgagggatatctgtcgtggaagcacggaggacagggacctgaacgtccatgagttgattgaatcaatgtctggtctaaaggttagttctcccaacaggtgttataggatggaagtccaagaaacacatgttcagctccttcgcactaaacagagggtaggcgtcccactaaggttccatgtggatcttatgcgttcatactttgatcgcctaagtctactaggaacaccaataagcgaaaggatggcaatatctatcttgctcaattcactacacagtgggtttggtcgcttcaagcaactatacctaagtgaaccaagagaagaaacagttgcagaatttgttcaccttgtcagaaaggctgaaataatactggactgtgaagccaaagatttactcaaggctagaaggagaccgttcaagaaaagtggaaagtccaagggcgatgctaaatcaaagcaggacaagtccacatcaagctgtctttattgtgatggaataggccattacaaaagagaatgtccaaagctaaaggaagatcagaagaacggaacagtcgttccatcttcaggtattttcgttatagactgtatacttgctaattcaacttcttgggtattagatacaggttgtggctcacacttatgttccaatccacagggactaagaagaagtagaaagttaagcaagggagaagtcgacctacgagtgggaaatggagcacggattgctgcattagctgtaggaacttattatttgtcgttgcccttcgggctagttttggaactggaagaatgtttccatgttccaagtcttactaaaaacatcatttcagtttcttgcttagatgctaagggattttcctttttaataaaagacaatagttgttcgttttattttaaagagatgttttatggatctgctagattagtcaatggactttatttattagatcacgacaaacaagtatataacataaataccaaaagggccaaaaaggatgattcagatctcacctatctgtggcattgtcgattaggccatataaacttgaaacgcttagaaagacttcaaaaggaaggaattctagaaccatttgacttagaggattttggtaaatgcgaatcatgtttgcttggcaaaatgacaaagaaacctttctctaaagttggagaaagagcaaatgaactattgggtttaatccatacagatgtatgtggaccaatgagtacaaatgctagaggtggtttcagctactttatcactttcactgatgacttcagtagatatagttatgtctacctaatgaagcataagtctgaatcctttgacaaattcaaggaatttcagagtgaagtagagaatcaattaggcaagaagattaaggcactgcggtctgatagaggcggtgaatatctgagctatgaatttgatgaccatctgaaagaatgtggaattctatcagaattgactcctccgggaacaccacaatggaacggtgtgtcggaacggaggaacagaaccttgctagacatggtcaggtcaatgatgggtcaggccaaacttccattagaattttgggtacatgcactaaatacagctgcactcactataaatagagctccgtctaaagctgtcgaaaagactccatatgagttatggtttggaaagcctccaaatgtgtcttttcttaagatttggggatgtgaagtatacgtcaaacgattaattttagacaaacttcatccaaaatctgacaaatgtatccttgtgggctatccaaaggaaacaaaggggtattacttctacaatacatctgagaacaaggtgtttgttgctcgagatggtgtctttttggagaaagatcacatttccaaaatgacaagtgggagaaaagtagacctcgaagaaattcgagtcgaacaacaaactctagagaatgctcaagatgacattcaggatgaaactcagagatctttagaagaatctggtgagaatcatggtcaatctagaaatgttaccccgcgtagatcgcaaagatatagatctcaaccggaaaggtacttaggtattttgacgaacgagagctatgacgttctattacttgaaagtgatgaacctgcgacttacaaacaagctatgacgagccctagctccaagcaatggcaagaagccatgcaatctgaattagactccatgtctgaaaaccaagtatgggatttggtcgatttgccagatggctaccaagccattggaagcaaatgagttttcaaactgaaaaaggacaaggatgggaaacttgaagttttcaaagctagattggttgcaaaaggttacaggcaagtccacggtgtggattacgatgaaaccttttcactagttgcaatgctaaagtctattcggataatgttagcaatcgctgcatattacgattacgaaatatggcagatggatgtcaaaactgctttcttaaacggcgttttaacagaaactgtgtttatgacacagcctgaaggttttgaggatccaaagaatgctaaaaaggtatgcaagctaaagaagtcaatctacggattgaagcaggcatccaggagctggaatatacgttttgatgaagcagtcagtgactttggtttcatcaagaacgcagacgaatcttgtgtatacaagaaggtcagtgggagcaaaattgctttcctagtattatatgtcgacgacatattacttatcggaaatgacattcctatgttgaactctgtcaagatttggcttgggaaatgtttttcgatgaaagatctaggagaagcacagtacatattgggcatcaagatttacagagatagatctaaaaggatgattggacttagtcaaagcacttatatcaataaggtgcttgataggttcaagatggcagactccaagcgaggctacctacccatgtctcatggaataactctaagaaagactcagtgcccaaaaacacttgatgagcgtagacgaatgaatgggattccatatgcatcattgattggttcaataatgtatgctatgatatgtacacgcccggatgttgcgtacgcactcagtgctacgagcagataccagtcagacccaggagaggcgcattggactgctgccaagaatattctgaagtacctaaaaaggcacaaagatgacttcctggtctatggtggagatgatgaattaattgttaaaggctatacggacgcaagtttccaaaccgacaaagatgatttcagatcacagtctgggtttgtcttctacctcaacggaggtgcagtaagctggaaaagtgctaagcaaagcaccattgcggattctacaactgaagcggagtacattgctgcacatgaagcagcaaaggaagctatatggctaaggaagttcataggtgaacttggtgtagtcccctccattaaaggaccaatagccctgtattgtgataataacggagctattacacaggcaaaggagcctagacaccaccagagagtcaagcttgtacttcgtagatttcaccttctacgagagttcgttgaaagaaaagaagtcgagataaacaagattggaactgatgacaacatatcagatccattgactaaacctctgccgcaggcgaagcacaactcgcacactgcagctatgggaatcaagcatattggagaatggctttgatatccctatttaatgttttaaagttttagagtttaaatctttgtaaaacattattggttaatcattcacaataaatgaagagaattcatttttccatttaatttgtggtttattaaatgatgagtcccttcaatttgacgatatattcaagatagactgtcaagaccagtcctgtgactaagaaatatctatcaagtgaacttgaatgtcaaaggttgaaaatggtccctagtcggagttttctataaaattggacgcatagaaaacgttagacgattagaatgcaagatgactagtagttctgtttcttgaactatgtggacatggcaatgtcataatcatttgcatagatacttactttgggaagactagtatcggacaagacctatgaaactttactgtaagagatgaaaatctgtcataagtaaatttcattaaaattattagacactaaatcctcaatacctgagtgatttaagattacttgttttgagaactggttgctttgacgttgaccaaccgtcgcaccgtaaaaggaggctataaaggcaacgctcaagtaatcacctatcaaacgaagtctaatctcaagatcgcaagattgggattgtcctcccataaatcgggatgagatgcttaaaagttgtacaaggccactcggagagctagaaactgtgaaatgcatggccgtgctcggatgaatcataggctatgattatctgtctatttgatcaattgaactctgaaaccgaggaacacctctggacataataaggatgacaactcttaccttatgttcaagagcaagcatcgagcgacaaaggaattaggaaatgcacacttgtccataaggacaagtgggagactgaaggaaataatgcccttggtccaagtatgcattctatgttaagtctaataagtgcggttcagtattaattaacaagttaataattcagtgagatcaagtgagatgaatgcctagctagaggccgcttcagttcaagtggaattaatgatattaatccacagcttactcttgactgaacccgtagggtcacacaaatagtacgtaaacggatcaagtatttaatggcattaaatactccatctatggatattcagaatcgccagatattggtttcagtgggagctgagatcgtcacaggcaagaaatgaatactccggaaacgatgatattgccggaaacggaaatatggatcgtatcggaaatataaatattatccaagtcgtagatgttgccggaaatggaaacatggtacgtatcggaaaatattatcggaaatggaaatattgccagaatcggaaatattgccggaaacggaaatattgtcagaatcggaaatattatcggaatcggaaaataattccggaaacggaaatattaaatatttgttcgaaacggaaattcattccagaatcggaaatattaaatattgttcgtatcggaaatgaattcggaaccgggaatttaatcggaagcgtatcgtacgaataagcatcggacgaggcctgctggacgagggcccagcacgaagccaggccatcgcccagcaagccaagcgcgccacacgaactgccaaggccacgccaggcccagcgcaaggccagacccagcaggccatggcagcgcgcgcagcaatgggctgcgagcattgctgcagctcgcgtgggcttgtagctcgcgtgggccgagcggccgtgtgggctgtgcgcgggcatggcctacacgcttgcgggtcatgctcgtgtagagtttgtgttcacatacgaaacctaaagagtataggatttgtttaatgattaaaattcctaatcctaaaagataaattaattaaataagaattctactaggattctaatttaattaattcgtatcctagtaggattcgattacttattccatggtctatgaatatgagttaagggctcataatttatatcgagtattcaagtattcaaagtgatttttgagagcaaaaattcagtcatataattgcctacaatagccgaaaattctaagtaccttaagggcgatcctagttggtcaagcttaaggcggatccggacgtgcttggactatctacggagggacgacacttggagtcctaaagacttgttcttgttcggttcgggcgcagctagggagggcacgcaacaaagcgtatgcatctaaactatgctaaatgattatgtgtaaataatatgctttcctggctttatggtttttccgcatgatttatgttttgtcatatgaatcataacctaacagtattaCCATTCAGTAAGTGCATTTGGCCTGTCTCCCTTAGGATCATGGTGAATCAAAGTAGAAATGCTAGTTGCGAGGGAGAAGCCTGTGCAAGACAATATACATATTAACCGTTTGGCTATCGTGGCCCATGAATTACAAACCTTGTACTGGGATTGTAGTACCTTTGTGTGAAGTAGCACGAAGAGAAGTAAAGCCAACTACAACAAATTTCTCGGCCCAAGAGGACAAAGCATCACATTCAGCCTCAACAAGATCACTCCAAGCAGAAATAACCATTGGCTGGTCAGAGTTGTGAACACGGAGTGGTGAACGAATAAGATAATGATGTATTCAATGGCTGCAATTAGTGAGTGTGATGAATATTGTTACTGCAAATTTACCTGTGGTCAGAGATGACAATCTCACAGACCAAGGCCCGACACCCCTGAGCTGTGTCAACTGACCTAGCTTCCTCATCGACATACAACACGACACCAAGAACATCTGtttataaacaaaaaaatagggtggggtgggggggggggaggtGAGTTAATGCATTACTGTTAATGTGTATGGAAACCGTGCATGTATAAGATTTTAGATGGTCATTACCGTATCTGTCATCCGGATCCCCAACCCTTGGCACAGATGCAAGGCATTGGTAATCTGGCACAATAGGACCTGCCTCAGGATCAATAGGTTGAACAACTGTCTGCCTACCGAAACTCATCTGAAAGTCCATCTCATGTTCATCTCGTTTCCACTGCTGGTCTGCAGATCGGAATGAAGCATCTGCAATTTCATAAGTCCCTTTGTGCTGGAGGGCATCTTTGTATGCTGCAATCTGATCTCCGAACAGCGCACCACGCATTTTGTACCCCTGTGAAGCAACTACCTTATTAGTCTGTACAGAAACATTAATAGTGCAGATATATATGGCCGTATATGTGTGCTGAAAAGTTGGAAATAACAGGTCAAAGTATTAAAAGGGCTCTAGAACATAAATAAAAGAAGGTGTAATCTGCACTCTTTGATCACATAATAGGTTTTAGTAATAAGAGAAATTGTCAGTGTTCTTTGATTTGGCTTGGTTTGCAGCATCTAGAGAGCCACCTTTGCTACCGGCAACTCAGTTCAATTTTCTACTGATGTTGCCAGTTGCTTGctttaaaaatttagaaatcaaaATAACTAAGCCTTTTTCTGAACGACGTAAATGTCAGGTAACTTATTTCTGCTTATATCTGGATCAATCTAAAGTCTCTGTAACAGATCATGTCAAATATGAGGCGAGTTTACTATATCCAACTTATGCCAGGTAACTTATTTCTGcttattgaaattgtattaaatttttgggatttttttcgCCTCAATCTTATATAGTTCTGATCTACTCAATATGAGATAGTCAACTAAATTTTGTTTGTCTACCGGAAGGTCAACTGATCTTCTGTCGAACTCAGATCAATAGTTGATATGTTAACTCTGAACTTGTGAAATTTTATGCCTTTATAACTATTTTCACTATTTTTACAAAGTTGACGAGTTTATGTACTTTGTCAATTTATGTTTATAATTTGTAATATTTGATGTTAAAAATGTGATTTCTTGGGTAACACTTGAAAGATTAATCATTTGGGTCAAAATGAGAAACAGTAAATTTATATTGTgttttaaccatttaaaaaaaatgcCATGAATTGAGAAACAGTTATCTATATTTTCCATAAATAAGTCCTAAAATACTAAAGTCCCGACACATGAATTAACCAAAAGTTGGAAAAGAAATGAGTTTCTATCCTAAATAATCAAAAACAACTCAAACACATGAGAATCAGGCAAGCCAAGAAACAAACGAAATTGTATTATATTGACTTTTAAAACATATGTTATTATCTTACAAATAGCTACAAAACTAATAtgtattttgaaatggaaagtgCAAAGTTTCTGTAAATTAATAAAGTATTAACATGTATTATATTGACTTTTAAAATCCTTTCAGTTATTATGTCCCACCAACGGTAGATAGGAACCGAACTGTCTCACGACGTACAAATAGCtacaaaactaacatgtattttgaaattgaaattgctaaTTTCTGTAAATCAATAAAGTATTAATATGTATGCATTGCAAGGGTATATCAAACCCTCAATTAAACCCTCTAAGGTTAGTAATcaagaatattatttattattatagtaAATTTCATATTTAAAGAATTATGGACATGAAAAACCTCAAATTTGCAGAAAGGAAATTAGGCAGGTGAAACCAGAAGGAAAATACTACAGTTTATTTAAGCATTAAAACATACAGATTAATTTAAGAAACTATCTGTTAATTTCAGCCAATTTAGCAAGCAGataaccaaacacatcaccagCTCCTGAAAATAACTACAAGGCCTTCTATATGTGTGGCTAAAAAATTTGCAAGTAAAATTATCAATTCCGGAGTATGTATGAAGCCGACAAAAAAAAAGTGTGTCATACCCTCTCATCTTCCATAAGGATCTGCTGATATAGAAGCCCTTTCTTAGGGGATTTGGTGACACGACCTTTTTCAATGACCTTCACCCTCACTTTGTACGCCGTGCTGGTAGAGTTCAGCTCACTCAAGAGTACACGTTCATGTTTCATCTTTAAACCTTCACAGCGTTAGGGAGACAAGGATGTTAGCATATTAATTTGATAAATTTCCGTTGTGGTTTTGTATTTAATATCAAAAGACACTCCAATTGTGGTAgtcacaaaataaacatttgTATTAAAGAATGGTTTTCTTACTCTTAGTTGCAAAAATGTacatttaaattcaagaaatgaTCCTTATTCTCTATTGCAACATTAACAACATCTAATAACATGTTCTAAGGTTATTTTGTGttgtaaaaaaacaaaaaaagtgtGACAACATGTAAAACGACATGGACTGAGTACAATAACCAAAATGCTCAACATGTAGAAAACCGGCATAGACATTTATGAGATGTGGCTGTGTAATACTGAGTACAACACAAATGCACACAAGAGAACAtggaattaatgaattaatgaaTAAACTAAGCATGAACAAAGATTTGCATGTGTCTTGACCTAAAGCATTTAATAGATGTGGCTATGTAGCAAAAGAATGATTCATAAATGCAGACCAATCATGGGAAGAGTAAAAAAAAAGACCATTTATGTATGCAAAAACAAACCAGA encodes:
- the LOC130471958 gene encoding replication protein A 70 kDa DNA-binding subunit B-like translates to MKHERVLLSELNSTSTAYKVRVKVIEKGRVTKSPKKGLLYQQILMEDERTNKVVASQGYKMRGALFGDQIAAYKDALQHKGTYEIADASFRSADQQWKRDEHEMDFQMSFGRQTVVQPIDPEAGPIVPDYQCLASVPRVGDPDDRYDVLGVVLYVDEEARSVDTAQGCRALVCEIVISDHSDLVEAECDALSSWAEKFVVVGFTSLRATSHKGTTIPVQGFSLATSISTLIHHDPKGDRPNALTEWALTHKDILSDRQARVLDVRNPSKERVIMTLEELKLKKNTTTLQEERRWLRVVVPEPDFDRVYAYIGCCTCSKRTDVPVGDSYTCTGCSHKDSVASPRFTSLCFNSLHFTNAPH